A genome region from Triticum aestivum cultivar Chinese Spring chromosome 2B, IWGSC CS RefSeq v2.1, whole genome shotgun sequence includes the following:
- the LOC123043250 gene encoding uncharacterized protein, which produces MESPSALPRAQDVEGQQVTVEEKIHDQLPPVILLPRRPAYPLPLLAPPPAPDPVPPALVRVRGALRRRRSTGRDGARRQSPIPRLPPLLRACDETTVGVVAAFGDEEAQGDTTCGGVGAPQCNHSDDCQIRCSCGRWAGLVVALIGLWELLLVNPLVCSLLDLWQPPCLRPGTYRSTPLLLLSAVVPFCI; this is translated from the exons atGGAATCTCCATCGGCCCTTCCTCGTGCTCAAGATGTGGAGGGGCAACAGGTGACGGTGGAGGAGAAGATCCACGACCAGCTGCCGCCGGTCATCCTCCTACCGCGCCGACCCGCGtatcctctccctctcctcgcgccgccgccggcccccgaTCCCGTGCCTCCAGCCCTGGTTCGAGTGCGCGGCGCCCTTCGGCGTCGACGATCGACAGGGCGAGATGGCGCCCGCCGCCAGTCCCCAATCCCGCGCCTCCCGCCCCTGCTTCGCGCATGCGACGAAACAACTGTTGGTGTGGTAGCGGCCTTCGGCGACGAGGAGGCCCAGGGCGACACGACCTGCGGTGGCGTTGGTGCTCCCCAGTGCAACCACTCCGATGACTGCCAG ATCCGTTGTTCTTGTGGTCGTTGGGCTGGATTGGTTGTCGCACTCATCGGTCTATGG GAGCTCCTTTTGGTCAACCCTCTTGTCTGCTCATTGTTGGATCTATGGCAGCCTCCCTGTCTTCGTCCAGGGACTTACAGGTCGACCCCTCTTCTCCTTCTATCTGCTGTTGTTCCTTTCTGTATCTAG